One genomic segment of Erythrolamprus reginae isolate rEryReg1 chromosome 2, rEryReg1.hap1, whole genome shotgun sequence includes these proteins:
- the GPR84 gene encoding G-protein coupled receptor 84, whose amino-acid sequence MENLAGNFSCYDPSIVGYRYLSVSWGIVVTIVGTVGNVLTLLAYALDTKLQTRFNMLIVNLTLADILYCTFLQPFSVDSYLHLYWRAGADFCRVFGMLLFVSNSVSILTLCLIAVSRYLLIANTAVFDRIFTRLGVILISLGTWVIGIVSFAPLWNVFVLVPKVCTCSFHRIRGRPYTTILMGFYFLVGLSCVGIFYFLIHRKVKSAAQALDQYKLKKASLKGAHVAGTNSAVPGQYHELDSGVDSAAASQHSCESLPSEPTSKTSIPPSLDGSSAPPVVQPVVPSKKVTSCKSKDSNSEFQRVTRMCFVVFIFFVLCYIPFLLINIFDAKNRAPTVLHMIAANLTWLNSCINPLLYAAMNRQFREAYKGVMHNFAQKIHCCR is encoded by the coding sequence ATGGAGAATCTTGCTGGCAACTTCTCCTGCTATGACCCGTCCATTGTTGGTTACCGCTACCTGTCAGTGAGTTGGGGCATTGTGGTCACAATAGTGGGCACAGTGGGCAATGTGTTAACTCTGTTGGCCTACGCTCTGGACACCAAACTGCAGACGCGCTTCAACATGCTCATTGTCAACTTGACTTTGGCCGACATCCTGTATTGCACCTTTTTGCAGCCCTTTTCCGTGGACTCCTACCTGCATCTCTACTGGAGGGCAGGAGCTGATTTCTGCCGCGTCTTTGGGATGCTGCTCTTTGTCTCCAACTCGGTCTCCATCTTGACTCTCTGTCTCATAGCAGTGAGCCGCTACCTCCTCATTGCCAACACGGCTGTCTTTGACCGTATCTTCACCCGTCTGGGAGTCATACTAATTTCTCTGGGGACCTGGGTCATTGGAATTGTCAGTTTTGCCCCCCTGTGGAATGTTTTCGTCTTGGTCCCCAAAGTCTGTACCTGCAGCTTCCATCGCATCCGCGGGAGGCCCTACACCACCATCCTCATGGGCTTCTACTTTTTGGTAGGCCTGAGCTGTGTTGGCATCTTTTATTTCCTCATCCATCGCAAAGTCAAGAGCGCTGCCCAGGCCTTGGATCAATACAAACTGAAGAAGGCCAGCTTGAAGGGGGCTCATGTAGCTGGAACCAACTCAGCTGTACCCGGACAGTACCATGAGCTGGACAGTGGGGTGGACAGTGCAGCTGCTTCCCAGCACTCCTGTGAGAGCCTGCCCTCTGAGCCCACATCCAAGACAAGCATCCCCCCGAGTTTGGACGGCAGCTCAGCTCCTCCTGTGGTCCAGCCGGTGGTCCCATCAAAGAAAGTGACCTCCTGCAAATCCAAGGATAGCAACTCCGAATTCCAGCGAGTGACCCGCATGTGCTTtgtggtttttattttctttgttctttgctaTATCCCTTTTTTGCTCATCAACATCTTTGACGCCAAAAACAGGGCTCCAACTGTCCTGCACATGATCGCTGCTAATCTGACGTGGCTGAACAGCTGCATTAACCCTTTACTTTATGCAGCCATGAACCGGCAGTTCCGCGAGGCCTACAAAGGAGTGATGCACAACTTTGCCCAGAAAATCCACTGCTGCCGCTAA